In Allorhizobium pseudoryzae, the genomic window GCCGCGAGCAGGTCTGGATGAGCCATGGCGACCATGTGAGCCGCATTGCGCCGGGCTTTGAGGTCTACGGCACGTCGCCCAATGCACCCTTTGCCATCACTGCCGATCCGAAGCGTCACTTCTACGCCGTGCAGTTCCACCCGGAAGTCCACCACACGCCGAACGGCAAGACGCTCTACGAAAACTTCGTCAAGCTGGCGGGTTTCAAGGGCGACTGGACGATGGGCGCCTACCGCGCCGAGGCGATCGCCAAGATCCGCGCCCAGGTGGGCGACAAGCGCGTGATCTGCGGTCTCTCCGGCGGCGTCGACAGCTCGGTGGCCGCCGTCCTCATCCACGAGGCGATCGGCGAGCAGCTCACCTGCGTCTTCGTCGATCACGGCCTTCTGCGCCAGGGTGAGGCCGAAGAGGTCGTCACCATGTTCCGCGACCATTACAACATCCCGCTGATCCATGCCGACGAGCAGGAGCTGTTCCTCGGCGCGCTGGAAGGCGTGACCGACCCGGAAGTCAAGCGCAAGACCATCGGCAAGCTCTTCATCGACGTGTTCCAGAAGCACGCCAACTCGATCGACGGCGCCGAATTTTTGGCGCAGGGCACGCTTTATCCGGACGTGATCGAAAGCGTCTCCTTCTCGGGCGGTCCGTCCGTCACCATCAAGAGCCACCACAATGTCGGCGGCCTGCCGGAAAAGATGGGCCTGAAGCTGGTCGAGCCCTTGCGTGAACTCTTCAAGGACGAAGTGCGCGCGCTTGGCCGCGAACTCGGTTTGCCGGACAAGTTCATCGGCCGCCACCCCTTCCCCGGCCCCGGCCTTGCGATCCGGTGCCCGGGCGAAATCACCCGCGCCAAGCTCGAGATCCTGCGCAAGGCGGACGCCGTCTATATCGACCAGATCCGCAAGCACGGTCTTTACGACGAGATCTGGCAGGCCTTCGTCGCGATCCTTCCCGTGCGCACCGTCGGCGTGATGGGCGATGGCCGCACCTACGACTACGCCTGCGCGCTCCGCGCCGTCACCTCCGTCGATGGCATGACTGCGGACTATTACCCCTTCACCCACGACTTCCTGGGCGAAACGGCAACCCGCATCATCAACGAGGTCGAAGGCATCAACCGCGTGACCTACGACATCACATCCAAACCGCCCGGTACGATCGAGTGGGAATAAGCGGAGCATCCTGTCTGAGGATCTCGGACATGGTGTCTTCGTTTCAACGGTCGTGACGTCGCGATTGATCCGTCATGATCGCGTCGCTCTCGTCGCCAGACCCGTCAACGGTCTTGGCGCTCCCGAGCGGGCGGGCCAGGCTGGAGACGGTCCGGATCAGGCGAGCAACTGCGCGGGGATACCCAGTGCTGGACCGGCCTCCGCCAGCCGCTGGTCGAGCGTATACACGGTCGCGCCATGCTCGGCCGCGATGGCGAGATGCAGCGCGTCTCCCGCCCGCAAGCCAAGCACATGGTGATCAGCGAACCTTGCCGCTGCCCTGAACTGACCGACTGTCACGGGCAAGACTGTGAAACTTTCGGCAACCAGCATGTTGAACATGGCCAGTATTGCAGCGCGTTGCTCAAGGGTGATCTGTCCGGTCCGCAGCTTGATCGCCAAGGCAGACGACATCTCGGTGACTGTCCAGTCGCTGATCGAGAGCCGCGCCAGGTCCTGCTCCGCGAGCCAGCCCTGGATGTGCGGCGTCAGCGCTTCGTTGGAGGGCGCCGCAACGATCAGCGACGTGTCGAGATAAAACATCAGGAGCGATCGCCATCCCGCATCGACCGCACGAGATCGGCTGCAGTCTGGGACGGGGGAGTCATCGTCGCCGTCAGCGATTGAAGCAGTGCCGCATCAATCGGCTTGCGCGGCCTCTCCACCGCGGTCAGGCGTGCTACCGGCTTGCCGTGGCGGGTGATATCGATCGAGTCGCCCGCTTCGACCCGGTCGATCAGTTCGCTGAGATGGGCTTTGGCATCTGCGAGATTGATCGAAGGCATGTCACGCTCCTGACCATGTAATAGTCATATAGCCGATCAAGCGGATAGATTCCAGCTGGGCTTGCCGGTTTGCCTCTTCACCTGGATCAACCGGCCCGCGGCGGGTCCAGCGGCGAGAGGTCGAGCGGCTTGACGAATTGCCGACGGAAGGTCTGCAGCGCCTGTTTGCGGGCCAGCTTCGGATCCTGAAAGCCGCCGATATCGCCAAACCAGGAGCGCAGCATGCTGAGCGCCATCCGGTAACGGCCATCGATGCGGGCGCCATCCGCCGTCACGCCCGCATAACTGATCGGGATGGTGCGCGAGGCAATCTGAAAGCGCGCCTGCAGTTCCGCCTCCTCATCGCGGCCATGTCCCGCAACGACGGATTTCAGGTGCTTGCCGACCGGACGGGTGTGATGAACCGCCACCGCATCCAGGATCGCCGAACGATAGGGGCCACTCTCCGGCCAGCGGCACCAGACATAATCGAGGCCGAAGCCGGTCATGGTATTCTCAAACAGCGGCAGCGCCCGCTTCAGCATCGCGCGGTTCAGGCAGGGCACCATGATTTCCACCAGATTGGTGTAACGCAGGCGAAAGGCACGGCACTGCAGCAGCGGAAAATAGCTGTAATAGCTGCCTTGCGTCAGCGCCGGCTGGCTGAGCGCCAGTTCGTAGCGACGTGACAGCGCGAAGATCTGCTCGATCGCCGCGCCGGTCGTGGCAATGTCATCATCCGGCAGCCAGACATAATCATAGGCGTCGAGATCGAGTGCCAGTTGCTGAAAGCTCCTGTAGAGCCCATCCCATTTGCCACCCTTGACCAGAACGGCAAAGACGCCCTCTTCCGGGCGATGCCGTTCGAAGGCGGCTTGCGAATAATAGCTCACCAGGCAGTCGAAGGATCGCTCGGCATAGGGGCGATCAAGCCAGGCGGCATGCAACGAGGTGTCGCCGGCCCGAACGGCCACGAGATGTTTCTTGCCGCTGTCGCTCATGCCTTCACCCCGCCGCCCGTCTTGAGCGGCAGGCTATATCGCCGCGCCCAATACTTGGCAATGCGGGCGTATCACAGCGCTTGGTAGACGAAATGGTCGAAATCGGCAGGTCTTGCCCGCCCGGTGATGTCGAAGGCCAGCAGGCCGATGAAGGCACCGGTGAAGGAGCCGTGCTCACCCCGCCCGCCCTCGTCCGAGATGACCCCGGCATCCAGCACCGGACCGATCGGCTGCCAGTCGTGACTGCCCTCGCTGCGCCAGAAGAATTGCAGGTCGTTGTCCCGCACCTCCGCGGCGAGATGCACCGGACCATCGGGGATCGACACGCCGCTTTCGACCGGAAACGCCATGCGCCCATGCGGAAAATCGCCGGGGCAGGAGAAGATCGTCACCACGCGGCCCAGTTTCTCGTGCATCGTCACCACCAGCGCATGGAACTTGTGCCGGTTGTAATAATGCGTCAGCCCCGCGGCCTGCTGATAGGTCTCCGGCGCGAACTCAACCACCGTCTCGGCGCGAAAAGAGTGGTGTTCCTGCCGGCGCGCCACCAGGGCCTGCTCGAACCAGGAACCAAGGCTTTCGCGGCCATGCAGCCGCAAATGCCCTGCCCGGTCCGTCAGCGAGAAGATCCGTTCCGGTTCCGGCGTGCGCAGCCACTGGAAATCCTGCGGCAGAAGCTTGCTGTCGAAGTTATAGATCACCCGCGCCGGCTTTCCCTCCGGCATGGCATCGGTCGGTGCAGCCACGTCCACTGACGGCACGACGCCGCCGCCGGCCAGATAAAGCCAGTCGTCTTCCCGCCATTCGCATTTCTGCAGCGCCGTTTCGCGACCGAGCGTGCATCGGCGATGCGGCGGCAGCGGTCGGCCGCAGAGATGCGTGTGATAGGCCTCGCCCTCCGGCGTTTCGACATATTGTCCGTGGCCGGCCCGCTGCAACACGGCGTCGTGCGCATCCTTCGACGTAATCAGATGCCGGTCGGGATGCATCTCGTAGGGTCCCTCGATCCGCCGCGAGCGGGCCATGGTCACCGCGTGGTCATAGCCCGTGCCGCCTTCGGCCGTCGTCAGGTAATACCAGCCATTGCGCTTGAAGAGATGCGGCCCTTCCACCAGCCCGAGCGGGCTTCCGGCAAAGATGTTGCGCACCGGCCCCTTCAACTCACGCGTCTCCGCATCCCATTCCTGCAGCAGGATGCCATCGAAGGCCGGATGTTTCGGCGTACCGCCAAAGCTCTCCGTGCGGTGGTTCCACTGCATGTTGAGAAACCATTTTCGCCCGTCGTCATCGTGAAACAGCGAGGGATCGAAACCGGAGGAATTGACATACACCGGTTCCGACCAGTCCGCCTCGATGCTTCCCGCCGTGACGATATAGTTGTGCGCATCCTTGAAGTTGCCGTCGAAGCGCTTCACGTCGGTATAGACCAGCCAGAACTGCCCGTCCGCATAAGAGAGGCACGGCGCCCAGATGCCGCAGCTGTCCGGGTTGCCGCGCATGTCGAGCTGGCTTTTGCGCTCCAGCGGGCGGCGCACCAAGGTCCAGTTCACCAGATCGCGCGAATGATGGATCTGCACGCCCGGATACCACTCGAAGGTGGAGGTCGCGATGTAATAATCCTCGCCGACACGGCAGATGGATGGATCGGGGTTGAATCCCGGCAGAATGGGGTTCTTGATCATCGGGTGCTCCTCCGGCTCGCATGAAAAAAGCCGGCCGCGCCTCTCCCGAAGGACGCGACCGGCTCCCCACTCTCAACGCAACAGCGCAAGCGCCTCATCGACACCCAGCGCCGCCGGTTGGGTGCAGGTCGTGGCGAGGTCCACGAAGCACCCGTCCTGACCGGATTTCAGAATGCTCGTCATCACGTCGATGCCGTGCAAGGTCCGCTCAAGGGAACAACGCGGATCGCGACCCGAAAGCAAGGCCATCGCCATGTCCGCCAGGCCGGCCGTGCGGTAATTCGCGCGCGGGCCCTGCGGACTTTCCTGGTTAGCCTTGCCGAACGGATGATCCCATTCCTCCAGTGGTTGAATATCCTTGTTTTTACCTGAAGCTTCAACCTTTCCGCCAAAGAAATTTGGATCCGGAACGAAAATAGATCCCTCGGTGCCGTATAGTTCCATATTGTTATGACGATGTGACCACACATCCCAACTTGCAGACAGGGTCACCGTTGCACCGCTGGCGAATTCCAGCAGTGCATGAATATTGGTGGGCGTCTCGACGGGGATGACCGTTCCTGCCAGGGGCTGACTGGTGATGGTGCGGGTCGGGTTCGCCATGGAGGTCAAAGCCGCGACACGCTTCACCGGCCCGATCAGGTTGATCAGGTTGGCGATGTAATAGGGGCCGAGATCGAGGATCGGCCCGCCGCCGGCGAGGAAAAAGAAGCCGGGGTTCGGGTGCCACATCTCCATGCCGGGGCTCATCACGTGGCAGGTTCCCGACGTGATGCGGCCGATGCCGCCTTCGTCGATATATTTGCGGGCCAGCTGGTGCGCCCCGCCGAGGAAGGTATCGGGCGCACAGCCAATCGCGAGGTTCTTCGCTTTGGCAAGCGACCGCAGTTCCTCACCCTCTTCCAGGGACAGAACCAGCGGCTTTTCCGAATAGACGTGCTTGCCCGCCTCCAGAATCGCCTTGGAGACGGAGAAGTGCGTGGCGGGAATGGTGAGGTTGACGATGACGTCCAGGTCGTCGTTCTTCAGAAGGTCGTCCACGCTCTGCGCCTTCACCCCGTATTCCTCGGCCCTCAGCTGGGTCGCATTGGGATTCAGGTCCGCGCAGGCGAGCATTTTCAGCCCCTTGAACATCGGCGCGAGCGAGAGATAAGTCGTTGAAATATTGCCGCATCCAATGATGCCGACACCAAGTTCCTTGGCCATGTGGCGCTCCGGAGAAATCTGTTTCAGTAGGTTTCGAAGGCAGCAAGCGAGCGGCTGATCAGCCGGTCGAGATCCTTCGGATTGTCGTGTTCGAGGACAAAATGTTTGGCGGGCGTCTTGCGGAGCGCATCCATCAGGTCCTTCCACGGCACCGTGCCATGCCCCACATCCGCCCAGCCGTCCTCATCGGTATTTTCGCCGGCCGGCGCGATGTCCTTGACGTGCACGGCGCGGATGCGCTTGCCGTAGCTTTCGATCCAGGCGAAGGGATCGGCCTTGCCGCGCACCACCCAGGCAATATCCGCTTCCCAGGCGAGATCCGGCCCGCCGGCAAAGATCTGTTCCTGCGGCGTCGAGCCGTCGGCCAGCGTCTGGAATTCAAAATCGTGGTTGTGCCAGCCGAACACGTAACCGGCATCCTGGTATCGCTTGCCGGCCTCCGCCAGCCGCTGGCCGAAGGCGAACCAGCCACCGGCATCGCTGGGGCGCTGGTCGGGCATCAGGAAGGGGCAATAGATCGCCTCCATGCCGAGGATCTTGGCGATCTGCAGGGCGCGTGCCGGCTCGCGCTCCAGCATGTCGAGACCGAAATGGCCGGTCGGCATGGTCAGCCCGCCCGCCTCAAGGTCTGCCTTCAGCGCGTGCAGTCCTGCTTCGTCAAGGTTTGCATAGATGCCGCCATAGCCTTCCACCTGGGAATATCCGGCCTGCGAAAGCTTGATCAGCACCTCCGACAGCGTCGGAAAATTGCGGGCGCTGTAAAGCTGGAAGCTGAGTTCGGTCATCATTGTCCTCCCGGGCCATATGGCCCTTCATTGCCAAGGAATTCACCCCGCCATGCTGCAGGCGTGAAGATCGTAGAGGGTGAATGTGGGTTCGCCTTCACTGTCGGAAGACGGGGTGAACGTCACGCGGCGGCTTTCCCCCGCCGCGAGATCAAAGGCGTTGTCGGAAAAGCGGCCCGGCCGGTCGCTTTCGATGACGACGTAAAGGCCAAGACCGGCCGCCTGCACCGTCACGTCATAACCGCCGGTCGGCGCCGGCTGAACGTCGAGGGCAAGCCCTGCCGGCTGAAGGTCGAGGGCCTTGTAGGTGCCGGTCACGTGATGGCCCTCGCCCCCCATGCCGTTGCTCGCGGTGAAACGCCAGGCGAGCAGGCAATCGGCCGGGATTTCGGCGAGATCCAGCGTGGTCGCCACCACCGCCGCATCCGGGGAGCAGAGAATGTCGAGGCTCTGAAATTCGCGCCGGTCTCCGGAGAGGGTGAGCAGCGACAGGGTCAGCGTCACGGTCACATCGCTTGCCGTGTCGTTCACCACCGACATCTGAATGGAAGTTCCGTTGTCGGAGGGAATGGCCGCCACATTCACCGGCTGGAAGAAGCGTCGCGCCATGTAATGCAGGACTTTCCAGCTGCCGCCATAGTCGAGGCTCGACCAGGAAGCGACCGGCCAGGTGTCGTTGAGCTGCCAGTAGAGTGTGCCCATGCAATGGGGTTTCAGCGACCGCCAGTAATCCACGGCGGTGCGGATGGCGAGGCCCTGCTGGACCTGGGACAGGTAGACGAAGTTGGCAAAGCCTTCCGGAAATCGGAAATAACGGAACATGGTGGCGGCGATGCGTTCGTTGCCACCGACATTCTTCTGGTGCAGTTCCATCACCGGCGAGGCGATGTTCATGTCGCTCTCGCTCGCATAGGTGCGGATGACCGGCAGCGAGGTGTAGGACTGGAAGCCGAATTCCGAGCAGAAGCGCGGACGAACCTTGCGGTAGTCCTCGAACGGCTTGTTCTCGTGCCAGACGGACCAGTAATGCATGTCGCCGGAACCGTCCGCATGCCACGCATCGCCATAGTCGAGATAGCCGGAGGCGGGGCTGGAGGGCCACCAGAGCGCATCCGGCGCCACCTTCAAGAGCGCCTGTTCGATGGTGCGGTTTAGCCGGTCGTAGGACACGAGGTACCGGTCGCGGTTCTCGATCGATGGCTTGAACCAGGTCAGCGCGCCGACCAGTTCGTTGTCGCCGCACCACAGGACGATCGAGGGATGCGAGATCAGCCGGCGCACCTGATCATCCACTTCCGCCGCGACATTCTCCAGGAAATCCGGCGTCGAAGGGTAAAGATTGCAGGAGAACTGGAAATCCTGCCAGACCATCAGGCCCATTTCGTCGCAGAGATCGTAGAACCAGTCCGCTTCGTAGAAGCCGCCGCCCCAGACACGGATCATGTTCATATGGGCATCGACGGCGGACTGCAGCAGGTCGCGGGTCTTCTGCGGGCTCGTCAGCGAAAACAGCGCGTCGGCCGGAATCCAGTTCGCGCCTCGGCAAAAGATCTCGCGGCCGTTGAGACGAAAGGCAAACCGGCTTCCCGCTTCGTCCGGATCGGTTAGCAGTTCGGCGGTGCGCAGGCCGATGTTGCGGGTGACGGTTTCCGATGCCGTCTCGACCGAGAGTGTATAGAGCGCCTGCTCGCCGCTGCCGGCGGGCCACCAGAGGCGCGGCGCATCGATATGAAAGACGTGACTGACGGTCGTCTCACCCGGCCGCACGCCGACATCGAGCCGCACCTCGTCATCGCCCAGCGACAGGATGAGCGGCGTTGCTCCCATCTGCTTGGCATGAAGCGTGACGGTCACCGTCACATCAACGCCGTCCTCGCCATGATGCTGCCGGGTCGTGACGTGTTCGATCCGCGCCGCTTCAAGCTTGCGCAGCGCGATCGTGCCATAAAGGCCCAGCGGTGCCAGCGCGATATTCCAGTCCCAGCCGAAATGGCACTGCGGCTTGCGCAGCATGTTGCCATTGGCAATCGGCGAGTTGCCCTCGTGATAGGGCACATAGAACGGCTGCCGGGCCTGGCGCTTTTCCCCTTCGCGGATGCTGGAATAAAAGACAATGCGGATGCGGTTGTCGCCCTGGCGCAAGACATCGCTGACATCCGGCCGGTAGCGGCGAAAGCAGTTATCCGCTTCCAGCACCACCTGTCCGTTGATCTCGATCGTCGCCACCGTATCGAGGTCGGTCACGTCGAGATACCAGTCGCCGTCGGTCTCGGTCAGCTCGAAATCCTGCTCGATCTGCCAATCCTGCTCGGCGACCCAGCGCAGGTCGAGTTCGTTGCGGCCGACATAAGGATCCGGAATGAAGCCAGCATTTTTCAGCGCCGTATGCACATCCCCCGGTACCGGCATCAGCGCCACGGTCTGCTCGTCCAGCGATGAAAGCCGCCAGGTGCCTGCGAGGTCAAGGCTGGTCATGATGTCACTCCTGTGGGCCTGCGCATGTGGGGCGAAAGACCCCCTCTGGCTGCCGCCATCTCCCCCACAAGGGGGGAGACGACGCGCCGCGCCGTCCTGCCCACATCAGGGGTCGGCGGTGCGACCGGGTTAGCCCCTCCCCCCTGTGGGGAGGGGTTGGGGAGGGGTCTTTTCCTGTCGCCAATCGCATCAGATCCGGTCTTCCGTCTCGGCATCGAAGAGGGAGGCCATGCTCATGTCGAAGGCCATGCGGACACGGGCGCCCGGCGCATAGCGGCGTGCGCCGCCGATGCGCACCGACATCAGGTGACCGGCATGGTTCAGCCAGAGAAGATTGTCGGCCCCCATCGGTTCCTCGATATCGACCACCGCCTCATGCACTTCCTGCTGCTGCGTCTCGTCATCGACGGCAATATGTTCCGGCCGCACGCCGAGCACCACCTTGCGGCCCGCCTTCAGCGGTTCGGACGTGTCGTAGCCCGCGAGCGAGAAATCGACGCCATGGGTGCGGAAGACCGCACGACCGGCCACCTCGGCGATTTCGCCCTGCAGGAAATTCATTGATGGCGACCCGATGAAACCGGCGACGAACAGGTTCTTCGGTCGGTTGTAGATGACGATCGGGTCGTCCAGCTGCTGGATGACCCCGCTCTTCATGATGGCGATGCGGTCGGCGAGCGTCAGCGCCTCGATCTGGTCATGTGTAACGTAGATCATCGTGTTCTTGAGGCTCTGGTGCAGCCGCTTGATCTCCACACGCAGTTCGGAACGCAGCTTGGCATCGAGGTTAGACAGCGGCTCGTCGAAGAGGAAGACATCGACATCGCGCACCAAAGCACGGCCGATCGCGACGCGCTGGCGCTGGCCGCCGGAAAGTTCCGCCGGCTTGCGCTTCAAAAGCGGGCCGATCTGCAGGATCTCGGCGGCACGCGCCACCCGCTTGTCGATCTCCGCCTTCGGCACCTTGGCCACCTGCAGGCCGAAGGAGAGGTTCTTCTCCACCGTCATCTGCGGATAGAGCGCATAGGACTGGAACACCATGCCGATGCCGCGGTCCTTCGGTTCCTCCCAGGTGACATTGCGATCCTTGATGAAGATCTGCCCCTCGGTCGGCTCCAGCAGGCCGGCAATGCAGTTCAAAAGCGTGGACTTGCCGCAGCCGGACGAGCCGAGCAGCACGATGAACTCGCCATCGCGAATATCGAGGTTGAGATCCTTCAGAACCGTGATGGCCCCGAACGACAGCGAAAGATCACGAATGGAAACACTGTTGGCCATGGAAATCAGCCCTTTACTGCGCCGGCGGCAATACCGCGGACGAACAATCTGCCGGAGACGAAATAGACGATGAGGGGAACGGCACCGGTCAGAAGCGTGGCGGCCATGTTGACATTGTATTCCTTCACGCCCTGCACCGAATTGACGATATTGTTGAGCTGCACCGTCATCGGGTAGCTGTCCGGGCGGGTGAAGACGACGCCGAACAGGAAGTCGTTCCAGATGCCGGTGACCTGCAGGATCATCGCCACGACGAAGATCGGCAGCGCCATCGGCAGCATGATGCGGACATAGATCTGCCAGAACCCGGCACCATCGATGCGCGCCGCCTTGAACAATTCCTCCGGCAGCGCGGTGAAATAATTACGGAACAGCAGCGTCAGGATCGGCATGCCGAAGATGGTGTGCACGATGACAAGCCCGGTCAGCGTGCCGTAGATGCCGAGTTCGCGCAGCAGGATGACGATCGGGTAGATCATCACCTGGTAGGGAATGAAGGCGCCGACCACCAGGATCGAGAAGAACAGGTCCGCACCCTTGAAGCGCCAGTTGGCAAGAGCGTAACCGCTGACTGACGCAACGGCGATGGACACGACCACCGATGGCAGCAGGATGCGGACCGAGTTCCAGAACCCGCGCGAAAGACCGTCGCAGTTCAACCCGGTGCAGGCGCTCGCCCAGGCCTTGGCCCAGGGTTCGAACGTGATTTCCATCGGCGGCGAGAAGATATTCCCGAGTCGGACTTCCGGCATCCCCTTCATCGAGGTCACCATCATCACGTAAAGCGGCAGAAGATAATAGAGCGCCGCCAGGCCCAAGAGGCCGTACAGGATGATGTTGCGGCGCGACAGAACCTTGCGCGGACGGCGGCCGCGCGGGCCGGAAACGTCGGGGGCGACGGCATCGAAACTCGCCGCGGTGGTGTTGAGAGCGGTCACGTTAGCCACGCTTCTTGCCTCCGAATTCGAGATAGGCCCAGGGGATGATGATGATGGCGACCGTGATCAGCATCATGGTGGAAGCGGCAAACCCCTGCCCCAGGTTCTGCGCCTGGAACATGTAGTCGTAGACGTATTTTGCCGGCACTTCCGACGCGATACCGGGCCCGCCGCTGGTTTGCGCCACCACGAGGTCGTAGACCTTGACGATGCCGGAGGCGATCAGCACCAGCGTGGTGATGAAGACGGGCCGCATCATGGGAATGACGATCAGCAGGTAGGTCTTCCACATCGGGATGCCGTCCACCCGCGCCGCCTTCCAGATGTCCTCGTCGATGCCGCGCAGGCCCGCCAGCATCAGGCACATCACCAGCCCCGTGCCCTGCCAGAGGCCGGCAATCAGGATGCCGTAGATGACGATATCGGCATTGTAGAGCGGATCGAAGGTAAACGTCGTCCAGCCGAGCGACCGGACGATCGACTGGACGCCGAATTCCGGATTGAGGATCCACTGCCAGACGAGGCCCGTCACGATGAAGGACAGAGCGAAGGGATAGAGGAAGATCGTTCGGAAGGTGTTCTCGAAACGGATCTTCTGGTCCATCAGGGCCGCCAGGACAAAGCCGATGACCAGGCTGAAGATCAGCGTCAGGATACCGTAGATCGCGAGATTCTGGATCGAGATGATCCAGCGCGGCGCCGACCACAGGCGCTCATACTGGTCGAGCCCGACGAAGGACAGGCGCGGCAGGAGGCCGGATCGGGTAAAGGAATAGACGACCGTCCAGATCGTGCCCCCGAGAAAGACCACGAGCGCGATCAGGATCATCGGAGTGAGGGCGATCTTGGAATTCAGATTGCGAAAAAGCTGGTTCGGTCGGCCTTTATGCGCGAGACCCGCCATCTTTTTATCCTTCTCAATCGCGGCGAAGCGAGGAGGCGCAGATGGTCGGTCCGGCGCCGTCTCGGCACGTCGGGTCTGCCATCCAGGCCAGCAAGGTTCGGCCGAGGTTGCCAATGGACCGGCCGGTGCTGGGCTTGCACCGGCCGGCTTCCGTCACCGGGACGCGTGTCAGTCGGCGGCGGCAATGATATCGGAGAACCGTTTCTGCGCGGCTTCCGGCGTCATTGATTCATTGGCGAAGAACTGCGAGAACAGGTCTTCCTTCTGTTTCTGGGTATCCGGCGAGAGAAGCTGGTCGGTGCTGGAGAGGATGTTGCCCTTCGCCAGAACCTCGAGACCCTTCTTCATGCAGTCGTTGGCAGCGGACAGATCCACGTCACCCCGCACCGGCAGCGAACCTTTCTTCAGGTTGAAAGCAACCTGGGTTTTCGGATCGACGATCACCTCGGCCAGCGTCTCCTGCGCCTTGGACTTTGCCTCGTCCTTCAGCAGCGGGAAATAGAAGGCGTCGCCGCCGGCCGTCAGATACTGGTTCAGGCCAAGACCGGGCAGGCAGGTATAATCCGTTCCGGCCACCTTGCCGGCCAGCTGGAATTCGCCCTGCGCCCAGTCACCCATGATCTGGCCGCCGGCCTTGCCGGTCACGACCATGTTGGTCGCCTGGTTCCAGTCCTGCACATTGGTGCCCTTGGCGAGCTTGCGCGCCTCGTCGGCCGCCTTGAAGATCGCCGCCATTTCCGGGCCGGCAGCTGCCTTGGCATCCTTGTCCTTGAAGACCTTCATGTAGAGGTCCTTGCCGCCCAGCGAAATGATGAGCGTATCGAAGGCGCCCGTCGCCTGCCAGGGCTGACCACCCATGGCGAGCGGCTGGATGCCGGCCTTCTGCAGCGCGGGGCCGGCAGCGACGAACTCGTTCCAGTTCTTCGGCACCGGAACACCGGCGGTCTTGAAGGCGTCGTTGGACAGCCACAGCCACTGCCAGGAGTGGATGTTCACCGGCGCGCAATAGATCTTGCCGTCGATGGTGCAGCTTTCCAGAAGGCTCGCCGGTTTGATGATCTCTTTCCACTTGCCCTTTTCGGCAACGCTGGTGAGATCCCGCATCAGGCCAGCCTGCGCCAGTTCCTGCGCCTGACGACCATGGTTGAACTGGGTGGCACCCATCGGATCGCCGCCGGTGATACGGCTGATCATGATCGGTCGGGCGGTGCCGCCGGACCCGGCAATGGCTCCGTCGACCCATTTGTTGCCGGTCGCATCGAACGCCTTTGCCAGTTCCTTGACGGCTGCGGCTTCTCCGCCGGATGTCCACCAATGGGTGACTTCGAGGTCCGTTGCGCTTGCGTAGGTGGCCGGCAGCATCACGCTTGCCATGGCCATGGCTTTCATTGCACGCATATTCATGAGTCTCCTCCCTCACTGAAACGTTGCCGTAAAAAAGCTATGACAAGAAATCGCGGGGCGCAACCGTGTCTGGTGAAAATTTA contains:
- a CDS encoding ABC transporter substrate-binding protein, producing the protein MNMRAMKAMAMASVMLPATYASATDLEVTHWWTSGGEAAAVKELAKAFDATGNKWVDGAIAGSGGTARPIMISRITGGDPMGATQFNHGRQAQELAQAGLMRDLTSVAEKGKWKEIIKPASLLESCTIDGKIYCAPVNIHSWQWLWLSNDAFKTAGVPVPKNWNEFVAAGPALQKAGIQPLAMGGQPWQATGAFDTLIISLGGKDLYMKVFKDKDAKAAAGPEMAAIFKAADEARKLAKGTNVQDWNQATNMVVTGKAGGQIMGDWAQGEFQLAGKVAGTDYTCLPGLGLNQYLTAGGDAFYFPLLKDEAKSKAQETLAEVIVDPKTQVAFNLKKGSLPVRGDVDLSAANDCMKKGLEVLAKGNILSSTDQLLSPDTQKQKEDLFSQFFANESMTPEAAQKRFSDIIAAAD